From a single Oligoflexia bacterium genomic region:
- a CDS encoding AgmX/PglI C-terminal domain-containing protein, whose amino-acid sequence MRQLLGIAILLLIVGVSGYFILKDKQRPLAVDLSVTPISNPSVSPSPSIPNLLTTPASTATPPPQLQKAKNEDTLSDKEIAKVMQTQMTELNRCYGRYARKNPEARGQIKTSISISPNGNVIKASVLNSPDKELEKCLVGILKNLHFRKFGGSNPININYPMNFE is encoded by the coding sequence ATGCGACAATTACTTGGGATTGCAATACTTCTGTTAATCGTAGGTGTTAGTGGTTATTTTATTCTAAAAGACAAACAACGCCCACTTGCAGTTGACTTATCAGTTACACCCATTTCAAATCCAAGCGTGTCTCCATCGCCATCCATACCCAACTTACTAACGACACCAGCAAGTACCGCAACTCCTCCGCCACAGCTACAAAAAGCAAAAAATGAAGACACTCTTTCAGATAAAGAAATTGCCAAAGTTATGCAAACACAAATGACCGAACTAAATAGATGTTACGGAAGATATGCACGGAAAAACCCAGAAGCTCGCGGACAGATTAAGACATCAATCTCGATAAGCCCCAATGGAAATGTGATCAAAGCAAGTGTGTTAAACTCGCCAGATAAGGAGCTTGAAAAGTGTTTAGTCGGAATATTAAAAAATTTGCATTTTAGAAAATTTGGTGGATCCAACCCTATTAACATTAATTACCCTATGAATTTCGAGTGA
- a CDS encoding flagellin translates to MGFRVSTNIASVNAQRNLTNSQMAISDSYSKLASGSRINKAADDAAGLAISEQLKSEIRSARQANRNANDGISMVQVAEGGLNEISNIVTRLRELGIQAASDTIGDVERGMVNVEVGQLKNEMQRIALTTKWGSTNLLDGTSPNFDFQVGIHNNEFEDRITFAAGENTATIDALGLEGVDYSTKEGAQESLALLDAAHTRVNSTRANLGALQNRLNSTVQNLSITEENMSASNSRIRDTDVANATAELARNSVLLQSGVSTLAQANQVPNIALKLIG, encoded by the coding sequence ATGGGATTTAGAGTATCAACAAATATTGCTTCAGTGAACGCTCAAAGAAATTTGACAAATTCACAGATGGCAATTTCAGATAGTTATTCAAAATTAGCAAGCGGAAGCCGCATTAATAAAGCTGCTGACGATGCTGCAGGTTTAGCAATTTCAGAACAATTAAAATCTGAAATTCGTTCCGCTCGTCAAGCGAATCGTAACGCTAACGACGGTATCTCAATGGTTCAAGTTGCAGAAGGTGGTTTGAATGAAATTTCAAACATCGTTACCCGTCTTCGTGAGTTGGGTATCCAAGCTGCTTCAGACACCATTGGTGATGTTGAGCGCGGAATGGTAAACGTTGAAGTAGGTCAGTTAAAAAACGAGATGCAACGTATCGCTCTCACCACCAAATGGGGTTCAACAAACCTTTTGGATGGAACGTCACCTAACTTCGATTTCCAAGTTGGTATCCACAACAACGAATTCGAAGATAGAATTACTTTTGCTGCTGGTGAGAACACCGCTACTATCGATGCACTTGGCCTCGAAGGCGTTGACTACAGCACAAAAGAAGGCGCACAAGAGTCACTCGCTCTTCTTGATGCAGCACACACACGCGTTAACTCAACACGAGCTAACCTTGGTGCGCTACAAAATCGTTTAAATTCTACTGTTCAGAATTTAAGCATTACAGAAGAAAACATGAGTGCATCTAATAGCCGTATCCGTGACACGGACGTTGCGAATGCTACCGCTGAGCTCGCTCGAAATAGTGTACTGTTGCAATCTGGTGTTTCAACACTGGCTCAAGCCAACCAAGTACCTAATATCGCGCTAAAGCTCATTGGCTGA
- a CDS encoding alpha/beta fold hydrolase, which produces MTSHFLLLIVLLVSSVASHAAPCGNPWRNSKGPGCDYVQWGNTYVRAGYVLESAQNKFLGNVLYFEGLGDSMLNHLPLFNSLSKAGFRVIAFDYPGQGGSLGSMDNTNISDIVKAGSELLYLYGRDVQNSQKIIIGWSTGGLAAYFAAYLGHADKIVLLNPSIVPRIRFGGGFRMQITLKNLTSQSYLGYGIDPHIEEIKPNSPLNVPLFAAHLLATSYFVRNLKIAPHVQGLVLLSGRHDRFIDPTSTQDILEEKAPHFEFHSFPEAFHELDNEREPVNQWVRNEIIKFLN; this is translated from the coding sequence ATGACATCTCATTTTTTACTGCTTATTGTGCTCCTGGTGAGCTCAGTTGCGTCCCATGCAGCGCCATGTGGTAATCCCTGGCGAAATTCAAAGGGGCCGGGCTGTGATTATGTGCAATGGGGAAATACCTACGTTCGTGCTGGATATGTTTTAGAATCTGCGCAGAACAAATTTCTTGGCAACGTGCTTTATTTTGAAGGTCTGGGTGACTCCATGCTCAACCACTTGCCGCTTTTTAATTCACTTTCTAAAGCCGGGTTTCGCGTGATTGCATTTGATTATCCAGGGCAGGGTGGTTCTCTGGGATCAATGGATAACACAAATATCAGCGATATAGTTAAGGCGGGATCAGAACTTTTATATCTCTATGGTCGTGATGTTCAAAATTCACAAAAGATTATTATTGGTTGGTCTACTGGTGGGTTAGCTGCCTATTTTGCCGCGTATCTTGGCCATGCAGATAAAATAGTTTTATTAAATCCAAGTATTGTTCCACGAATAAGATTTGGTGGTGGGTTTAGAATGCAAATCACTTTAAAGAATTTAACATCCCAGTCCTATTTAGGATATGGAATTGACCCGCATATTGAAGAAATTAAGCCTAATTCACCTTTGAATGTACCATTATTTGCAGCACACTTATTAGCGACTTCTTACTTTGTTCGAAATTTAAAAATTGCGCCTCACGTTCAGGGGTTGGTGCTTCTTTCTGGGCGGCATGATCGTTTTATTGATCCCACAAGCACGCAAGATATACTTGAAGAAAAAGCGCCCCATTTTGAATTTCATTCTTTTCCAGAAGCTTTTCACGAACTAGATAACGAACGAGAGCCTGTCAATCAATGGGTGAGAAATGAAATCATCAAATTTTTGAATTAG
- a CDS encoding alpha/beta hydrolase, whose product MIQEILSEKWLWILAALIIIFMFFTMGGWTLAYFYRKRLMRQYAHDGLKIPGPQSKHLMIDNIQLHYVVEGSGPDIFLIHGIGANLYCWRFLIPLLARSFRVWAIDLKGYGLSDKPRKSSYGLAAQAKLLIEFLKAQNVQQCILVGNSMGGAIAAEMTIQNPDLIKDLVLINSAHDPKIIGPLDLRKIRLFIDLLPPLFINKVVVKQFMKTLYGKQRDITDEVVSAYISPFMASDDTHHAFVASFEALIDKTLIPRFKALNKRVLILCGQNDRLVPVRYGQQLHQSLAESLFHIHPDAGHHLQEEDPQWIVDKIKEFISNSKI is encoded by the coding sequence ATGATACAAGAAATCCTTAGTGAAAAGTGGCTTTGGATTTTAGCAGCTCTCATTATCATTTTTATGTTTTTTACTATGGGCGGTTGGACTCTCGCCTATTTTTACCGCAAGCGTTTGATGCGTCAATATGCTCATGATGGTCTAAAAATTCCGGGCCCACAGAGTAAACACTTAATGATTGATAATATTCAACTCCACTACGTCGTTGAAGGTAGTGGCCCTGATATTTTTCTTATTCATGGTATAGGTGCGAATCTTTATTGTTGGAGATTTTTGATTCCACTTTTAGCTAGGTCATTTCGTGTTTGGGCCATTGATCTTAAAGGCTATGGACTCTCAGACAAACCGCGCAAATCTAGTTATGGGCTCGCCGCACAAGCAAAATTGCTCATTGAATTTTTAAAAGCTCAAAATGTGCAGCAATGTATTTTAGTCGGGAATAGTATGGGCGGTGCAATTGCAGCAGAAATGACTATTCAAAATCCAGATTTAATTAAAGACCTTGTACTCATTAACTCAGCACATGACCCAAAAATTATTGGCCCACTTGATTTACGAAAAATAAGATTGTTCATCGATTTGTTACCACCACTTTTTATAAATAAGGTGGTGGTAAAACAGTTTATGAAAACCCTTTATGGAAAACAACGTGACATTACTGATGAAGTTGTATCAGCCTATATTTCGCCATTTATGGCAAGTGACGATACTCACCACGCCTTTGTCGCTTCATTTGAAGCCCTCATCGATAAAACTCTGATCCCAAGATTTAAAGCACTCAATAAGCGAGTACTAATTTTGTGTGGTCAAAATGATCGACTCGTTCCGGTACGCTATGGTCAACAATTACACCAGAGTTTAGCAGAAAGTCTTTTTCATATTCATCCCGATGCAGGGCACCATTTGCAAGAAGAAGATCCACAGTGGATTGTGGATAAGATCAAAGAATTTATCTCTAATTCAAAAATTTGA